The nucleotide sequence CGCGGACACTGTGACGCGCGTTGCTTGTCGGGCGCAGGTCAACACGCTTCAATGCGGGGTGACACCGTGCGGTGAACGGACGCGCTGGAGGGGTCTGCGTGGGACATACCGCGGCCGATCTGGAACAGGTGCTGCAGACAGGTCCTTTCCACCTGGCACTGCGCGCCGCGCTCGCGGTGCGCGGGCTGCCGCTCGAACGGGTCCAGCACCATCTGGCGCACCGCGGGATCAAGGTCGGTGTGACCAGCCTGAGTTACTGGCAGCAGGGGGCGCGGCGCCCGCAGCGGCCCGAGTCGCTGCGGGCCGTCGGCGCGCTGGAGGCGGTCCTCGACCTGCCGGTGAACTCCCTGCTGCGGCTGCTGGAGGCGGCGACGGCCCCCGGCGGCGTGCGGGGCGCGGCCCGCGACACGGCAGGGGCCGTCGACCGGCTGCTGGCGGGGCTCGGCGCCCCCGGCGACGGCGGTCTGCACACGGTGGGGCACCACGAGCGGGTACGGATCGGCGGGGGCCGCGAGCTGCTGGGCCGTGACTCCCAGCAGGTCGTACGGGCGCACACGGACGGTGTCGACCGGTACCTGGCCGTGCACAGGGGCGCCCCGGGCTGCGATCCCGCACGCGTACGGGCGCGTGCGTACGAGAACTGCCGTACGGGCCGGGTCGGCCGCGACGCGCGCACCGGTGTGGTCGTCGCCGAGCTGCTGTTCGACGGGCCGCTGGCGGCCGGCGAGACGTACCTCTTCGGCTACGGCTTCGACGACGGTACGGGCGGCCCGTGCGCGGAGTACGTACGCGGCTTCGCCTACGCGGGCTCCCAGTACGTCCTCCAGGTCCGCTTCGACAGGGCGGCGCTGCCCGCGCGCTGCCGGCGCTTCGCCCAGGTCCCGGCCAGTGCGCCGCGTGCGGGGCGGAGCGATCTGACGCCGGGGGCGGTGAGCCGTTCGGTCCACCTGGTGGAGCAGGGGGTCAGGCCGGGGGTGCTGGGGATCGAGTGGGAGTGGGAGTGAGCGGCCTCAGGCCTTCGGCGCCGGGCTCTTCGCGGCGGCTTTCGGGCCGGCGATGAGATTGCCGTCCTCGTGCGTGAGGGGCACCTCGGGCAGCGGTACGGTCGCGGGCCCGTGCACCGCCTCGCCCGTGGTCAGGTCGAAGCGGCTGCCGTGGCAGGGGCAGTCGCCGATGGTGCCCTCGACCTTGTAGAGCAGACAGCCGGCGTGGGTGCACTGCGCGCTGAACGCCTTGTACTCGCCCTTGGCCGAGCAGCTGACGACCACTCGCTGGTCCTTGTAGAGCTTGGCACCGCCGACCGGCACGGCCGAGGCGGCGCCGAGGGGTTCGGGCGCGGTGGGGGTGGGTGTCTCGGCGTGCCCCAGCTTGGACTTGGTGGAGCAGGCGGCCACGCCGAGCCCGGCCGCACCGGCGAGCACGGCGCCCTTCAGCACGGAACGGCGCGGGGCAGTCAGGCCGGACATGGTGTCTCCACTGGTCAGGGGGGTGGGTACAGATGCGACGATACCGGGGCCGGTCCGGCCGCCGGGACGGGGGCCGGGGCAGTGCCTGTCCCGGCGTCCGCCGCGCAGCCGGCGCATGGTCACGGCGGTGCGCACGTTAGGGCGGTGCGCGTGGTGAGGGCGGTGCGCGTGGTCGCGGCGGTGCGTGTGGTCGCAAGGCGGCCGGAAGCCCCGGTGGGGAAGCCACTCAGGCTTGTCGCCGACGCGGCGGGCGCGCGTGCCAGGGATCGCGACTCCGCACAGCGCGCCGGGAGGGCGCTAGATTCGGCTCCGTGATCGTCGTCGCCGGAGAGTCCCTGATCGACCTGGTCCCCCAGGAGCGCGCGGACGGTGTGCTCGCGCCGCTGCTGCCACGCCGCGGTGGCGGCCCGTACAACACGGCCGTCGCCCTCGGCCGGCTCGGGGCGGCCACCGGCTTCTGCTCCCGGGTCTCGACGGACGCCTTCGGCGAGACGCTGCTCGAAGGGCTGCGTTCGGCCGGGGTCGATCTGTCGCTCGTCCAGCGGGGTCCCGAGCCGACCACCCTGGCCGTGGCGACGCTCGGCGCCGACGGGTCCGCCGGTTTCGCCTTCTACGCGGAGGGCAGCGCCGACCGGCTGTTCACCCTGCCGCCCGCGCTGCCGCCGACGGTGCGGGCACTAGCCCTCGGCACGTGTTCGCTGGTGCTGGAGCCGGGAGCGAGCGCGTACGAGGCGCTGCTGCGCCGGGAGGCGGGGCGCGGGGTCTTCACCCTGCTCGACCCGAACATCCGCGCGGGACTGATCCCGGACGCCGCGGCCTACCGCGCGCGGTTCGCAGGCTGGCTGCCTTCGGTGTCGCTGCTGAAGGTCTCGGCGGAGGACGCCGACTGGCTGGGAGGCTCCCCCGGGACTTGGTCGGCGCTGGGCCCGGCGGCCGTCGTCCTGACCAGGGGCGGCGACGGACTGACCGTACGCACGGCGGACGGCACGGAGGTCTCGGTGCCCGCCGTTCCTGTCGACGTGGTGGACACGATCGGCGCGGGCGACACGATCAACGCGGCACTCCTGCACGGCCTCGCGACGCGGGACGCCCTGACCCCGCGGGCCGCCGCGACGCTGGGCACGGACGGCTGGCGCGAGGTCCTGGCCTTCGCCGCGCGGGCGGCGGCGCTGACCTGCTCCCGCACGGGCGCGGAGCCGCCGTACGCGGCGGAGCTGTCCTGAGCGATCGGCGGCGTCCGACGCACGTCAGGTGAGGAACGCGGTCAGCGCGGCGCTGAAGGCCCTCGGGGCTTCCGTCCAGGGCAGGTGCCCGGCGCCTCGTAGCGTCGTACGGGTCACGTCCGGGAGCGCGGCCGCCAGGGAGTCGACCGCCCGGCGTGGGCGGATGTCCTGTTCGCCGTCCACGATCAGGACCGGGACGTCCAACGCGGCGCACCGCTGCCGCAGTTCGTCCGTCGCGAGGCTGCGGCTGACTTCGGCGTTGATGGTGCGGTTGCATGTGTGGTCCACGCCGAGCCACGGTGTGGCCATCGCCTCGGCGTGTGCCAACGCCCGGTCGGGGTCAGGGCCGGTGAAGTCGGCCGACCACTGGAGGACCGCCAGCTCCCGGTCCTCCGCCTCGGTGCGGCTGTCGCCGCGCTCGCGCAACTCCTCCCAGCGCGCGCGGTGTTCACCGAGCCGCCGGCCGAAAGCGGCGTGGTACGGCGGGCGCCAGGTGGACTCGTCGTCGATGCCCGTGCCGGAGACGTAGACGAGCCGGCTGACCCGGCCGGGGTGGGCGAGCGCGTACCGCAGGGCCAGTTGGGCGCCCCAGGAGTGGCCGAGCAGCGCCGTACGGTCGAAGCCGAAATGGGCCCGCACGGCGTCGAGATCGGCGACGGAGCGGGCGATGCCGTACGGACCCGAGCGCTGGGAGCGGCCGCAGCCGCGCTGGTCCCAGCGGATCACCTCGCGGCCGGGCAGCAGCGCCGCCACGTCCGCGAGGGTGTCCCAGATGCCGGGGCCGCCGTGGCAGAGGACGACGGGCGCACCGCCCGTACCGCCGTCCCCCGCCCGCGCGGCCCAGAGCCGTACGCCGTCGTCCGCCCGTACGGTCCCGATCGCCGCCGGCCCCTACTTCGCCTTCGCCGTCCGCTTGGCCGGGGCCTTCTTCGCGGTCGTCGACTTCGCGGCGGTCGTCGTCTTCGCCGCCGTCGTCCTGGTCGCGGCCTTCGTCTTGGCTGCGGCCGCCGCCGTCTTCCGCGCCGGTGCCTTCTTCCGCGCCGGCGTCGCGTCGCTGATCCGGTCCGCGTCGAGGATGTCCCGCAGGAACTTGCCGGTGTGGCTCGTCGGGACGCCCGCCACCTGCTCGGGGGTGCCTTCGGCGATCACGAGACCGCCGCCGTTGCCGCCCTCGGGACCCATGTCGATCACCCAGTCCGCCGTCTTGACGACGTCCAGGTTGTGCTCGATGACGATGACCGTGTTGCCCTTGTCGACCAGCCCCGACAGCACCGTGATCAACTTGCTGATGTCCTCGAAGTGCAGCCCGGTGGTGGGCTCGTCCAGGACATAGACCGTGCTGCCGGTGGAGCGCTTCTGCAGCTCGCTCGACAGCTTCACCCGCTGCGCCTCGCCGCCCGAGAGGGTCGGCGCGGACTGGCCGAGCCTGACATAGCCGAGGCCGACCTCGTTGAGCGTCTTGAGATGGCGCGAGATCGTCGGGACCGCCTCGAAGAAGTCCAGCGCCTCCTCGATCGGCATGTCCAGGACCTCGGCGATGGACTTGCCCTTGTAGTGGACCTCCAGGGTCTCGCGGTTGTACCGCGCGCCGTGGCAGACCTCGCACGGGACGTAGACGTCCGGGAGGAAGTTCATCTCGATCTTGATCGTGCCGTCACCGGAGCAGTTCTCGCAGCGGCCGCCCTTGACGTTGAAGGAGAAGCGCCCGGGGAGATAGCCCCTGACCTTGGCCTCCATCGTCTCGGCGAAGAGCCGGCGGACATGGTCGAAGACGCCGGTGTACGTCGCCGGGTTGGAGCGCGGCGTACGGCCGATGGGCGACTGGTCGACATGGACGACCTTGTCGACCAGATCGTCACCCTCGACCCGGGTGTGCCGGCCGGGCACCGACTTCGCGCCGTTCAGCTCGCGGGCCAGATGCGTGTACAGGATGTCGTTGACCAGGGTCGACTTGCCCGACCCCGAGACGCCCGTGACCGCGGTGAAGACGCCGAGCGGGAAGGACACGTCGATGTCCTGGAGGTTGTTCTCCCGGGCGCCGTGGACGGTGAGCTGCCGCTCGCCGGTGACCGGCCTGCGGATCTCCGGGGTCGGGATGGCCCGCTTCCCCGCCAGATACTGACCGGTCAGCGACTCCTTGTTGGCGAGGAGTCCCTTCAGGGAGCCGGAATGCACGACCTTCCCGCCGTGCTCACCGGCGCCGGGGCCGATGTCCACGACCCAGTCGGCCACCTTGATGGTGTCCTCGTCGTGCTCCACGACGATCAGGGTGTTGCCCATGTCACGCAGCCGGACCAGGGTCTCGATCAGCCGGTGGTTGTCGCGCTGGTGCAGCCCGATGGACGGCTCGTCCAGCACGTACAGCACGCCGACCAGGCCCGAGCCGATCTGCGTGGCGAGCCGGATGCGCTGGGCCTCGCCGCCGGACAGGGTGCCGGCCGCGCGGTTCAGCGAGAGGTAGTCCAGGCCGACGTCGACCAGGAACCTCAGCCGTTCGTTGACTTCCTTGAGCACCCGCTCGGCGATCTGCTTGTCGC is from Streptomyces sp. NBC_00370 and encodes:
- a CDS encoding QcrA and Rieske domain-containing protein, encoding MSGLTAPRRSVLKGAVLAGAAGLGVAACSTKSKLGHAETPTPTAPEPLGAASAVPVGGAKLYKDQRVVVSCSAKGEYKAFSAQCTHAGCLLYKVEGTIGDCPCHGSRFDLTTGEAVHGPATVPLPEVPLTHEDGNLIAGPKAAAKSPAPKA
- a CDS encoding carbohydrate kinase family protein, which codes for MIVVAGESLIDLVPQERADGVLAPLLPRRGGGPYNTAVALGRLGAATGFCSRVSTDAFGETLLEGLRSAGVDLSLVQRGPEPTTLAVATLGADGSAGFAFYAEGSADRLFTLPPALPPTVRALALGTCSLVLEPGASAYEALLRREAGRGVFTLLDPNIRAGLIPDAAAYRARFAGWLPSVSLLKVSAEDADWLGGSPGTWSALGPAAVVLTRGGDGLTVRTADGTEVSVPAVPVDVVDTIGAGDTINAALLHGLATRDALTPRAAATLGTDGWREVLAFAARAAALTCSRTGAEPPYAAELS
- a CDS encoding alpha/beta fold hydrolase produces the protein MGTVRADDGVRLWAARAGDGGTGGAPVVLCHGGPGIWDTLADVAALLPGREVIRWDQRGCGRSQRSGPYGIARSVADLDAVRAHFGFDRTALLGHSWGAQLALRYALAHPGRVSRLVYVSGTGIDDESTWRPPYHAAFGRRLGEHRARWEELRERGDSRTEAEDRELAVLQWSADFTGPDPDRALAHAEAMATPWLGVDHTCNRTINAEVSRSLATDELRQRCAALDVPVLIVDGEQDIRPRRAVDSLAAALPDVTRTTLRGAGHLPWTEAPRAFSAALTAFLT
- the uvrA gene encoding excinuclease ABC subunit UvrA is translated as MADRLIVRGAREHNLKNVSLDLPRDSLIVFTGLSGSGKSSLAFDTIFAEGQRRYVESLSSYARQFLGQMDKPDVDFIEGLSPAVSIDQKSTSRNPRSTVGTITEVYDYLRLLFARIGKPHCPQCGRPIARQSPQAIVDKVLELPEGSRFQVLSPLVRERKGEFVDLFGDLQTKGYSRARVDGQTIQLSEPPTLKKQEKHTIEVVVDRLTVKDSAKRRLTDSVETALGLSGGMVVLDFVDLPEDDPERERMYSEHLYCPYDDLSFEELEPRSFSFNSPFGACPECTGIGTRMEVDPELIVPDEDKSLDEGAIHPWSHGHTREYFGRMIGGLAKALNFSTDVPWAALPQRAKKALLYGHKTQVEVRYRNRYGRERAYTTPAFEGAVSFVKRRHSEAESDTSRERFEGYMREVPCPTCHGTRLKPLVLAVTVMDKSIAEVSALSISDCADFLGKLKLNARDKQIAERVLKEVNERLRFLVDVGLDYLSLNRAAGTLSGGEAQRIRLATQIGSGLVGVLYVLDEPSIGLHQRDNHRLIETLVRLRDMGNTLIVVEHDEDTIKVADWVVDIGPGAGEHGGKVVHSGSLKGLLANKESLTGQYLAGKRAIPTPEIRRPVTGERQLTVHGARENNLQDIDVSFPLGVFTAVTGVSGSGKSTLVNDILYTHLARELNGAKSVPGRHTRVEGDDLVDKVVHVDQSPIGRTPRSNPATYTGVFDHVRRLFAETMEAKVRGYLPGRFSFNVKGGRCENCSGDGTIKIEMNFLPDVYVPCEVCHGARYNRETLEVHYKGKSIAEVLDMPIEEALDFFEAVPTISRHLKTLNEVGLGYVRLGQSAPTLSGGEAQRVKLSSELQKRSTGSTVYVLDEPTTGLHFEDISKLITVLSGLVDKGNTVIVIEHNLDVVKTADWVIDMGPEGGNGGGLVIAEGTPEQVAGVPTSHTGKFLRDILDADRISDATPARKKAPARKTAAAAAKTKAATRTTAAKTTTAAKSTTAKKAPAKRTAKAK